One stretch of Thermus filiformis DNA includes these proteins:
- a CDS encoding class I SAM-dependent methyltransferase, whose protein sequence is MTLEEYHRLTPLPHPRGVVYVKPGARGYPDPVYDLLARTVEPFGERALDLNPGVGWASLPLEGRMEVDRLETSKAALLALERSGLKARRALPWEAEEGAYDLALLVLPAGRGSRYTQLALLGAARALRPGGRLYLAGDKNKGFERYFKEAKALLGYGLVLKREGAARVALLEKEREAPPLPEVWSSFTEEVYGRTFRFFHLPGVFSAGRLDPASRLLLEALEEVEEIRGLEVLDLGAGYGGLTLPLAHRGARVSAVEDDWASVLSLRRSLEENNLQAEVYHSDVDEALPEEARYTIVVTNPPFHVGGSFILDVAQAFVHAAYARLRPGGRFYLVANPFLKYEPLVEALFGQCETLRLEAYKVLFAVRR, encoded by the coding sequence GTGACGCTCGAGGAGTACCACCGCCTGACCCCCCTCCCCCACCCCCGGGGGGTGGTCTACGTCAAGCCGGGGGCCCGGGGCTATCCGGACCCCGTCTACGACCTCCTGGCCCGCACGGTGGAGCCCTTCGGGGAAAGGGCCCTGGACCTGAACCCCGGGGTGGGCTGGGCCAGCCTTCCCCTGGAGGGCCGGATGGAGGTGGACCGGCTCGAGACCTCCAAGGCCGCCCTCCTCGCCCTGGAAAGGAGCGGCCTGAAGGCCAGGCGGGCCCTCCCCTGGGAGGCGGAGGAAGGGGCCTACGACCTGGCGCTTCTGGTCCTCCCCGCGGGCCGGGGCAGCCGCTACACCCAGCTCGCCCTCCTGGGGGCGGCCCGGGCCCTGAGGCCGGGGGGGCGGCTCTACCTGGCGGGGGACAAGAACAAGGGGTTTGAGCGGTACTTCAAGGAGGCAAAGGCCCTCCTCGGCTACGGCCTGGTCCTTAAGCGGGAGGGGGCGGCCCGAGTGGCCCTTTTGGAGAAGGAGCGGGAGGCTCCGCCCCTGCCCGAGGTCTGGTCCAGCTTCACCGAAGAGGTCTACGGAAGGACCTTCCGCTTTTTCCACCTGCCTGGGGTCTTCTCCGCGGGCCGCCTGGACCCGGCAAGCCGCCTCCTCCTGGAGGCCCTGGAGGAGGTGGAGGAGATCCGGGGCCTGGAGGTCCTGGACCTGGGGGCGGGCTACGGGGGCCTCACCCTGCCTTTGGCCCACCGGGGGGCGCGGGTGAGCGCGGTGGAGGACGACTGGGCGAGCGTCCTCTCCTTGCGAAGGAGCCTGGAGGAAAACAACCTCCAGGCCGAGGTCTACCACTCGGACGTGGACGAGGCCTTGCCGGAAGAGGCGCGGTATACTATAGTGGTGACGAACCCCCCGTTCCACGTGGGGGGGAGTTTCATCCTGGATGTGGCGCAAGCGTTCGTCCACGCGGCCTACGCCCGGCTCAGGCCGGGTGGGCGGTTTTATTTGGTGGCCAATCCCTTTCTGAAGTACGAGCCCTTGGTGGAAGCCCTTTTCGGCCAGTGCGAGACCCTGCGTCTGGAGGCCTACAAGGTTCTTTTCGCCGTAAGGAGGTGA
- a CDS encoding 2'-5' RNA ligase family protein has product MYGVLVWPPERLRTFMEELQAAHGVRGFGPPHLNLRQPFEWPYEEEALFRGLEGILRGHAPFRLRLGRWGHFPQGVVYLRAYGGGAFRRLHHALEPLAPPLKELEGPSFIPHFTLALGLSEEEARSLAQKLPPPPIGSFTVREVALVRDEGEGLLEVARFSLGSPEASGSGSRGT; this is encoded by the coding sequence GTGTACGGCGTTTTGGTCTGGCCGCCGGAGCGCCTCCGGACCTTTATGGAGGAGCTTCAGGCCGCCCACGGGGTCCGGGGCTTCGGCCCGCCCCACCTCAACCTGCGCCAGCCCTTTGAGTGGCCGTACGAGGAGGAGGCCCTCTTCCGGGGCCTGGAGGGGATCCTCCGGGGGCACGCCCCCTTCCGGCTCCGCCTGGGCCGGTGGGGCCACTTCCCCCAGGGGGTGGTCTACCTCCGGGCCTATGGGGGCGGGGCCTTTCGCCGCCTCCACCACGCCCTCGAGCCCCTGGCCCCTCCCTTGAAGGAGCTGGAGGGGCCGAGCTTCATCCCCCACTTCACCCTGGCCCTGGGCCTCTCTGAGGAGGAGGCCCGCTCCCTAGCCCAAAAACTCCCCCCTCCCCCGATCGGGTCCTTCACCGTGCGGGAGGTGGCCCTGGTGAGGGACGAGGGGGAGGGGCTTTTGGAGGTGGCCCGGTTCAGTCTAGGAAGTCCCGAAGCTTCCGGGTCCGGCTCTCGTGGTACTTGA
- the rpoD gene encoding RNA polymerase sigma factor RpoD — protein MSKKKSKKEKEPLAAEEKEAPTPQEPGAVLVAGEQQVASPLGEHQEDEPPPDLEAELPEVLDDPELDPEVLQDPESLLLEPDLLAASPLGEHLEEELEEEEELALPRVSTSDPVRQYLHEIGQVPLLTLEEEIDLARKVEEGMEAIKKLSEATGLEADLIREVVRAKILGSARVSQIPGLKEKLSPETVEEIDRKLKSLPKELKRYLHIAREGEAARQHLIEANLRLVVSIAKKYTGRGLSFLDLIQEGNQGLIRAVEKFEYKRRYKFSTYATWWIRQAINRAIADQARTIRIPVHMVETINKLSRTARQLQQELGREPTYEEIAEAMGPGWDAKRVEETFKIAQEPVSLETPIGDEKDSFYGDFIPDEHLPSPVEAAAQSLLSEELEKALSKLSEREAMVLKLRKGLIDGREHTLEEVGAFFGVTRERIRQIENKALRKLKYHESRTRKLRDFLD, from the coding sequence TTGAGCAAGAAGAAGAGCAAGAAGGAGAAGGAGCCCCTGGCCGCCGAGGAGAAGGAGGCGCCCACCCCCCAGGAGCCGGGGGCGGTCCTGGTGGCCGGGGAACAGCAAGTTGCTTCCCCGCTAGGGGAACACCAAGAGGACGAGCCCCCGCCCGACCTCGAGGCCGAGCTTCCCGAGGTCCTGGACGACCCCGAGCTGGATCCCGAGGTGCTCCAGGACCCGGAGAGCCTCCTTTTGGAGCCAGACCTCCTCGCTGCTTCCCCGCTAGGGGAACACCTCGAGGAGGAGCTGGAGGAGGAAGAGGAGCTGGCCCTCCCCCGCGTCTCCACCTCCGACCCGGTGCGGCAGTACCTGCACGAGATCGGCCAGGTCCCCCTCCTCACCCTGGAGGAGGAGATTGACCTGGCCCGGAAGGTGGAGGAGGGGATGGAGGCCATCAAAAAGCTCTCCGAGGCCACCGGCCTCGAGGCCGACCTGATCCGGGAGGTGGTGCGGGCCAAGATCCTGGGCTCGGCCCGGGTGAGCCAGATCCCCGGCCTGAAGGAGAAGCTCTCCCCCGAAACGGTGGAGGAGATTGACCGGAAGCTTAAGAGCCTGCCCAAGGAGCTCAAGCGCTACCTCCACATCGCCCGGGAGGGCGAGGCGGCGAGGCAGCACCTGATCGAGGCCAACCTGCGCCTGGTGGTCTCCATCGCCAAGAAGTACACGGGGAGGGGCCTCTCCTTTTTAGACCTAATCCAGGAGGGCAACCAGGGCCTGATCCGGGCGGTGGAGAAGTTTGAGTACAAGAGGCGGTACAAGTTCTCCACCTACGCCACCTGGTGGATCCGGCAGGCCATCAACCGGGCCATCGCCGACCAGGCCCGGACCATCCGCATCCCCGTCCACATGGTGGAGACGATCAACAAGCTCTCCCGCACCGCAAGGCAGCTCCAGCAGGAGCTGGGCCGGGAGCCCACTTACGAGGAGATCGCGGAGGCCATGGGGCCCGGCTGGGACGCCAAGCGGGTGGAGGAGACCTTCAAGATCGCCCAGGAGCCCGTCTCCCTGGAGACCCCCATTGGCGACGAGAAGGACAGCTTCTACGGGGACTTCATCCCCGACGAGCACCTCCCCTCCCCCGTGGAAGCGGCGGCCCAGAGCCTCCTCTCGGAGGAGCTGGAAAAGGCCCTCTCCAAGCTCTCCGAGCGGGAGGCCATGGTGCTCAAGCTCCGCAAGGGGCTGATCGACGGCCGGGAGCACACCCTGGAGGAGGTGGGGGCCTTCTTCGGGGTCACCCGGGAGCGGATCCGTCAGATTGAGAACAAGGCCCTGCGCAAGCTCAAGTACCACGAGAGCCGGACCCGGAAGCTTCGGGACTTCCTAGACTGA